GCGCGTGTTCGTGAAGATCAGCGTCGCCTCGTGGTGCTCGATCTCGTCGATCACCGGCTGCAGCATCTGCAGGCCCAGGTGGCCGGCCCACGGAAAGCGTGCGACGTTGGGCGGCACGAGGCAGTCGACGACGATCTGTTTTTTCAGGTCGCCCTCGACGAGCACGCCGCCGTCCGGATCGCCCAGCAGAACGCTGCGCGCGTCAAGCAGATTGCCCATCGTGGCCGACAGGCCCCACACGACGAGACCGGGATTCCAGCGCCGCAGCCGCGCCAGCGCCAGCTGCACCTGCACGCCGCGCTTGCTGCCCATCAGCTCGTGCCACTCGTCGATGACGATCATGTCCAGGTGCTTGAACTGGTCGCGCGCGGCCGCATGCGACAGCAGCAGCGACAGGCTTTCCGGCGTCGTGATCAGCACGCCCGGCAGCGATTTCGACTGGCGCGCGCGCTCGGCCGCGCCCGTGTCGCCCGTGCGCGAGCCGACGCTCCACATGCCGATGGCGTCCGGGCTCGCGGCCGAAAGCTCGGCCGCCGACGTTTCCAGCGAGCGCTGCGTGTCCGCGGCCAGCGCGCGCATCGGCGTGATCCACAGTACGCGCAGGCCCGTGTTTGCGCGCCTGCTGCGATTGGCTCCCCGCAGCAGCGCCGCGAACCAGACAGCGTAGGTCTTGCCCGCGCCCGTGTTCGCGTGCAGCAGGCCCGATTCGCCGGCCAGCGCGGCCTTCCACACGGCGCGCTGGAACGGGAACACCTTCCAGCCGCGCGCCGCGAACCACGCGTCGACCGCCTGCTCTGCCTGCGCCTTCGTCATGGCGTCACTGCTCCCAGCAGTCCCTTCAACGTATCGAGCGTATCGGCCTGCTCGACCGTCTTGTCGTCGCGCCGCCGCAGGATGCGCGGAAAACGCACGGCGATGCCGGCCTTGTGGCGGGTCGACAGGGCGATGCCCTCGAAGCCGATCTCGAACACCATCGTCGGCCGCACGGACCGCACGGGCCCGAATTTTTCCACCGTCGTCTTGCGGATGATGTTGTCGACCTGGGCGATCTCCGCATCCGTCAGGCCGGAATACGCCTTCGCGAACGGGACGAGCTTGCGCGCATCGCCCTCGCCGTCCCACACGGCGAACGTGTAGTCCGTGTAGAGCGACGCGCGCCGGCCGCTGCCCGCCTGGGCATAGATCAGCACCGCGTCGACGGCATACGGATCGATCTTCCACTTCCACCATGTGCCCACGTCCTTCGTGCGGCCCACGCCGTATTGCGCATCCTTCGCCTTGAGCATCATGCCTTCGACGCCGCGCGCGCGCGATTCGGCGCGCAACTTGCCGAGATCCTCCCAGCTGTCGGCCGTGACGAGGGGAGAAATCCGCAACCGCGGTTGCGCGGCACCCGTGACGAGCGTCTCCAGCAGCGCGCGCCGTTCGTGCTGGGGCAGCGCGCGCGTGTCGACGCCGTCCAGTTCCAGCAAGTCGTACGCGAGCAGCACGGCGGGCAGCTCGGCCAGCAGCTTGCTCGATAGCGTCTTGCGGCCGATGCGCTTCTGCAGGTCGGCGAACGGCGCGGGCGCGTCGCCCTCGGTCCAGACCAGCACCTCGCCGTCGACCACCGTCCCTTCCGGCAGATGGATCCCCGCCAGTTCGGGAAAGCGCTCCGTGATGAGGTCTTCGCCGCGCGACCACAGGTAATTCTGGCCGCCGCGCCGCACGAGCTGGGCGCGGATGCCGTCGTACTTCCACTCGACCTGCCAGTCGCCCATGTCGCCGAGCGCAGCAGGGTCGCCCTGCAGCTGGTGCGCGAGAAAGAACGGGTAAGGCTGGCCGCCGCGCAGCTTGTGCTCGTCGTGGTTCTCCGCCGCGATCAGTTGCAGGAAGCCGGCCGCCGTCGGTTTGACGCGGCCATCCGTCCACCCCATCAGGCGCTGGGCGATCAGCTTCGAATCGACGGCCGCGATGGAGGCCAGCGCGCGCGTGACGAGCAGCTTCGACACGCCGACGCGAAAGCCCCCGCCGATCAGCTTCACGAACAGGAAGCGCTCCCTCCACGTGAGCTCGTCCCAGTAGGAAAAGAGCGCCGCCCGGATCGTGCCCGGATCGGCGCCGCGCAGGGGCCCGATGCGCTCTTCCATCCAGACGGCCAGGCCGACGTCGCTCGCGCGCTTGGGCGGCGGCAGGATGTGGGCGATGGTCTCGGCCGTGTCGCCGACCGCCGCATACGATTCGTCGAACAGCCAGTCGTCCAGGCCCGCGTACTCGATCGCGTACTGGCGCAGCAGCTTGCTCGGCACGGCCTGGCGCGGCTTGCCGCCGGCGAGGAAGTACACGGCCCACGCGGCGTTTTCCGGGGCGGCGCTGGCAAAGTAGTTCTGCAGCGCCTCGAGCTTGCGGTTGGTGGCGGTGGTTTCGTCGAGTTCGGCGTACAGGCGGGCGAATTCACGCATCCTTCGCCTCCTCCGCAGGCGCTTGCGGCTCGCCGGGCGTCGCGCCGACGGCTTCGTCGTCCTCCTCGCCATACTCCGTGTCGAACGCTTTCGCATCGAGCCCGATCTGGCACAGCCAGCGCACCATCACGGGAATCGAGCCGTGCGTGACGATGACCTGCTGCGCGCCCGTCGCGTGGATCGCGTCCAGCAAGCCGGGCCAGTCGGCGTGGTCGGACAGCACGAAGCCGCGGTCGACGCCGCGCCGCCGGCGCGCGCCGCGCAGCAGCATCCAGCCGCTGGCGAAGGCGTCGGAATAATCGCCGAAGCGGCGCGTCCAGGGCGAGCCCGATGCGGACGGCGGTGCCAGCACGAGCGCCTTTTTCAGGTCCGCCTTGTCCGTTTCGCTGACGAGCTGCGTGTGCGGCAAGGCCACGCCGCCCTCGCGGTAGATGCGGTTCAGCGGCTCGACGGCGCCGTGGCAGACGATGGGGCCGATGGATGGATCGAGGCCGCTGAGCAGCCGCTGCGCCTTGCCGAACGCATAGGCATACAGGACGCTCGTGCGGCCTTCATCGGCATTGCGGCGCCACCAGCGGTTGATCTCGTCGAACACGTCCTGCTGAGGATCCCAGCGGTAGATCGGCAGGCCGAACGTGGATTCCGTGATGAAGGTGTGGCAGCGCACGGCCTCGAACGGCGCGCAGGTGGCGTCGGGCTCGACCTTGTAATCGCCCGATGCGACCCAGATCTCGCCCTCGTACTCCATCCGGATCTGGCTCGATCCCAGCACGTGGCCGGCCGGGTGCAGCGAGATCGTCACACCGTTGTGGACGATTTTTTCGCCATAGTCGACGCCCTCGATATTGATGTCCTGGCCGAGCCGCGACTTCAGGATGCCGACGCTTTGCTGCGAGGCCAGGTAGTGCTTGTGGCCCCAGCGCGCATGGTCGCCGTGCGCATGGGTGATGACGGCCCGGTCCACCGGCCGCCAGGGGTCGATGTAGAACTGGCCCGGCACACAGTACAGGCCTTCCTTGCGTACGACGACCATGTCTCCCATGCGGTTGGCGTCCTCCTTGTATTTTATGCCGGCGCGACGAAATCGGCGACGAAGGCGCGCTGCTCGCCGTCCGGGAATTCGATGTTGACCTGGTCCCCGGCGACGGACAGCACGACGCCCTCGCCATACTTGGGCACCGTCACGCGCGCCCCCGACTCGAACGCCGGGCCGGCCGGCGCATCGCCTTCCGGTTCGCGGTCGAATTCGTCGTCGCGGATCTCGATATCGTCAAGGAGCACGGCGGCCGGCGGATTCAGGCAGTTGTCGCAGCGGCAGCACTTCTCGAACCCTTCGACCTCGTCGCCGAAGTAATCGAGCAGCAGCTTCCAGCGGCAGAAACCACTGACGGCATACGATACCATCTGTTCCAGCGCTTCCTTGTCGCGCTCCTGCTTCTGGCGATACACCTCGGCCATCGCCGCGAACAGTTTATCGGCAGGCTCCGCGCTGCCCAGCGCGTATGCCAGCTTGCGGTTCTGGCGCAGCAGCTTCGCATCCTTCAGCAGCTTCAGGCAGACTTTCAGGTGCGGCCCGGCGAGGTCGCCCGCCACGTCCTCGACGCGGTCGGGCGTCGCCGTTTCGTTGTCCAGGAGTTCGCGCACGGCCTCGTACACGGCGCGGATCTCCTCGGCCGTCGGGTAGTGCTTCACGAGGAAGAACTGCTGCACGCGCTTGTC
This genomic stretch from Massilia putida harbors:
- a CDS encoding ligase-associated DNA damage response exonuclease — encoded protein: MGDMVVVRKEGLYCVPGQFYIDPWRPVDRAVITHAHGDHARWGHKHYLASQQSVGILKSRLGQDINIEGVDYGEKIVHNGVTISLHPAGHVLGSSQIRMEYEGEIWVASGDYKVEPDATCAPFEAVRCHTFITESTFGLPIYRWDPQQDVFDEINRWWRRNADEGRTSVLYAYAFGKAQRLLSGLDPSIGPIVCHGAVEPLNRIYREGGVALPHTQLVSETDKADLKKALVLAPPSASGSPWTRRFGDYSDAFASGWMLLRGARRRRGVDRGFVLSDHADWPGLLDAIHATGAQQVIVTHGSIPVMVRWLCQIGLDAKAFDTEYGEEDDEAVGATPGEPQAPAEEAKDA
- a CDS encoding ATP-dependent DNA ligase, which produces MREFARLYAELDETTATNRKLEALQNYFASAAPENAAWAVYFLAGGKPRQAVPSKLLRQYAIEYAGLDDWLFDESYAAVGDTAETIAHILPPPKRASDVGLAVWMEERIGPLRGADPGTIRAALFSYWDELTWRERFLFVKLIGGGFRVGVSKLLVTRALASIAAVDSKLIAQRLMGWTDGRVKPTAAGFLQLIAAENHDEHKLRGGQPYPFFLAHQLQGDPAALGDMGDWQVEWKYDGIRAQLVRRGGQNYLWSRGEDLITERFPELAGIHLPEGTVVDGEVLVWTEGDAPAPFADLQKRIGRKTLSSKLLAELPAVLLAYDLLELDGVDTRALPQHERRALLETLVTGAAQPRLRISPLVTADSWEDLGKLRAESRARGVEGMMLKAKDAQYGVGRTKDVGTWWKWKIDPYAVDAVLIYAQAGSGRRASLYTDYTFAVWDGEGDARKLVPFAKAYSGLTDAEIAQVDNIIRKTTVEKFGPVRSVRPTMVFEIGFEGIALSTRHKAGIAVRFPRILRRRDDKTVEQADTLDTLKGLLGAVTP